Proteins from a single region of Amycolatopsis sp. CA-230715:
- a CDS encoding NF041680 family putative transposase yields MISVHDGDRGQALGDLNRFRQEFYGCLSRRSDGLFELADAVLCTDGPVRTLVGLSLAPEHRRGRGGLYDAINNGRVDLDRLRTVVAGLPLPRAADGRLVLAVDVSPWLRPDGATCPARSFCHTYGRGKDEHRMIPGWPYSVVAALESGRTSWTALLDAVRLLPGADVAAVTTGQIRDVVERLIAAGQWHQGDREILVVLDAGYDAPRIAYLLADLPVRILGRMRSDRVLRRPAPARRSGVAGRPSRHGGEFVFGVPATWGSEHVVTSTDTRLYGLATAQAWNRLHPKLTSRAAWTGHEGPLPIIKGTVIRLRVERLPSGGVNKPVWLWFSGVDTTPAEVDRCWQMFLRRFDIEHTFRLLKQTLGWTRPRLRAPEAADRWTWLMIAVHTQLRLARSLVTDLRRPWERPANPTRLTPARVRRGFRNIRTKTTRPAAAPKPTRPGPGRPAGSKNSVTAQRFDVGRVLATGQAHARPTHHKKGTKPRRTT; encoded by the coding sequence GTGATCAGTGTGCATGATGGTGATCGGGGGCAGGCGCTCGGGGACCTGAACCGGTTCCGGCAGGAGTTCTATGGGTGCTTGTCTCGCCGGTCCGATGGGTTGTTCGAGCTGGCCGATGCGGTGTTGTGCACTGATGGGCCGGTCCGGACACTGGTCGGGTTGTCGCTGGCGCCGGAGCATCGGCGTGGGCGTGGCGGCCTGTATGACGCGATCAACAACGGCCGGGTCGACCTCGATCGGTTGCGCACCGTGGTGGCCGGTCTGCCGTTGCCCCGCGCGGCGGATGGGCGGCTGGTGCTCGCGGTGGACGTTTCCCCGTGGTTACGGCCCGACGGCGCGACCTGTCCGGCCCGCTCGTTTTGTCACACCTACGGGCGCGGTAAGGACGAGCACCGGATGATTCCTGGCTGGCCGTACTCGGTCGTGGCCGCGTTGGAGAGCGGGCGCACCTCGTGGACGGCGCTGCTGGACGCGGTCCGGCTACTGCCCGGCGCCGATGTCGCCGCGGTGACCACCGGACAGATCCGCGATGTGGTGGAACGACTCATCGCCGCGGGCCAGTGGCACCAGGGTGACCGGGAGATCCTGGTGGTCTTGGATGCTGGCTACGACGCGCCGCGCATCGCCTATCTGCTTGCCGATCTGCCTGTGCGGATCCTGGGGCGGATGCGCTCGGACCGAGTGTTGCGCCGCCCAGCACCGGCCCGGAGATCGGGTGTCGCCGGACGGCCGTCGCGCCACGGTGGCGAGTTCGTCTTCGGTGTCCCGGCCACCTGGGGTTCCGAGCATGTCGTGACCAGCACTGACACCCGGCTCTACGGATTGGCGACCGCGCAGGCGTGGAACCGGTTGCATCCCAAGCTGACCAGCAGGGCCGCCTGGACCGGCCACGAGGGACCGCTGCCGATCATCAAGGGGACGGTGATCCGGCTCCGGGTCGAGCGCCTGCCCAGCGGTGGAGTGAACAAACCAGTCTGGCTGTGGTTCTCCGGCGTCGATACCACCCCGGCCGAGGTCGACCGCTGCTGGCAGATGTTCCTGCGCCGCTTCGATATCGAACACACCTTCCGCCTGCTCAAGCAGACGCTCGGCTGGACACGGCCCCGGCTGCGCGCCCCGGAGGCCGCCGACCGCTGGACCTGGCTGATGATCGCCGTCCACACCCAACTCCGGCTGGCCCGGTCGTTGGTCACCGATCTGCGCCGCCCCTGGGAACGCCCCGCCAACCCGACCAGACTGACCCCGGCCCGGGTCCGGCGCGGGTTCCGCAACATCCGCACGAAGACCACACGTCCAGCGGCGGCACCGAAACCCACCCGACCAGGACCAGGCCGCCCCGCCGGGTCGAAGAACTCCGTTACAGCGCAACGCTTCGACGTCGGACGCGTCCTCGCAACCGGCCAGGCACACGCTCGACCAACACACCACAAAAAAGGCACCAAACCACGCCGCACCACTTAA